In the Octadecabacter sp. SW4 genome, one interval contains:
- a CDS encoding invasion associated locus B family protein, producing the protein MISAFSRVIGVTTALMIAGSVSAQEESGNRVAANTDWSVFVEDSPTECWGVSAPKETVNTRDGQPVAVRRGDILLFVFYRPGSGVQGQVTFTGGYPFAGGSTVEVDIDGSKFELFTEGEWAWPATPEDDAAIVAAMRRGAEAKLTARSGRGTQTADTFSLLGFTAAVEEAQRRCSG; encoded by the coding sequence ATGATTTCAGCATTTTCACGTGTGATTGGCGTTACGACCGCCCTGATGATTGCGGGTAGCGTTTCCGCGCAAGAGGAAAGCGGCAACCGCGTCGCCGCAAACACCGATTGGTCCGTTTTCGTCGAGGACAGCCCGACCGAATGCTGGGGTGTGTCGGCCCCCAAGGAAACGGTGAATACCCGCGACGGGCAGCCCGTGGCCGTGCGGCGTGGCGATATCCTGTTGTTCGTGTTCTATCGCCCCGGTTCGGGCGTCCAAGGGCAGGTGACGTTTACAGGCGGCTACCCCTTTGCCGGCGGCTCGACCGTGGAAGTGGACATCGACGGATCGAAATTTGAACTCTTTACCGAAGGCGAATGGGCCTGGCCTGCCACTCCCGAAGATGATGCAGCCATTGTCGCCGCAATGCGCCGCGGTGCCGAAGCCAAGCTGACCGCGCGGTCGGGTCGTGGCACGCAAACAGCCGATACTTTCTCGCTGTTGGGCTTTACGGCCGCCGTTGAAGAGGCGCAGCGCCGCTGCTCGGGTTAA
- a CDS encoding ABC transporter substrate-binding protein, with amino-acid sequence MKLTTKLLAATALVGASTAHAAELEVTHWWTSGGEAAAVSKLAEALNSNTEHTWVDGAIAGSGGTARPIIISRIIGGDPMAATQLNHGRQAEELIEAGLMTDLTELADAEGWRDLVNPSALLDSCTLDGRIYCVPINIHSWQWIWLSHAAFEEAGVPVPTNWDEFAAAAPALRAAGLQPLAMGQQGWQQSGAFGVMAIALAGQDAWSAVNIDKNADVAAGPEYARVFQAAVDARAFAAGSNVQDWNQATNMVITGQAGGQIMGDWAQGEFQVAGQVAGEDYTCLPGLGEAEILDTGGDAFYFPVIDDPEVKAAQLELASLLISPEVQVSFNLAKGSLPVRGDIDMSAANDCMQKGLDILASGSILPSGDMNLTPDTQTQIEELMAEFWSSDMSATDAQARYASIIADAD; translated from the coding sequence GTGAAACTAACAACCAAACTGCTTGCCGCCACGGCACTTGTGGGTGCTTCGACGGCACATGCCGCCGAACTTGAGGTCACGCACTGGTGGACATCCGGCGGTGAAGCCGCGGCTGTTTCCAAGCTCGCCGAAGCGCTGAACAGCAACACAGAACATACTTGGGTCGACGGTGCCATTGCCGGGTCCGGCGGCACCGCGCGTCCGATCATTATCAGCCGTATCATCGGCGGCGATCCGATGGCCGCAACCCAGTTGAACCACGGACGTCAGGCCGAGGAACTGATCGAAGCGGGCCTGATGACAGACCTGACCGAACTGGCGGATGCCGAAGGCTGGCGTGATCTTGTCAACCCGTCCGCCCTTCTGGACAGCTGCACGCTGGACGGTCGCATCTATTGCGTTCCGATCAACATCCATTCGTGGCAGTGGATCTGGCTGAGCCATGCCGCATTTGAAGAAGCCGGCGTTCCGGTGCCAACGAACTGGGACGAATTTGCAGCCGCTGCCCCCGCATTGCGTGCGGCAGGTCTTCAGCCGCTCGCGATGGGTCAGCAGGGTTGGCAACAAAGTGGCGCGTTCGGTGTGATGGCGATTGCGCTTGCAGGTCAGGACGCATGGTCGGCCGTGAACATCGACAAGAACGCCGATGTGGCCGCGGGCCCCGAATACGCCCGCGTGTTCCAGGCGGCTGTTGATGCCCGCGCATTCGCTGCCGGATCAAACGTGCAGGACTGGAACCAAGCGACCAACATGGTGATCACTGGTCAAGCTGGCGGTCAGATCATGGGTGACTGGGCGCAGGGTGAATTCCAGGTTGCCGGTCAGGTTGCCGGCGAAGACTACACCTGTCTTCCCGGTCTGGGTGAAGCCGAGATTCTGGATACTGGCGGTGATGCATTCTACTTCCCCGTTATCGACGATCCCGAAGTAAAGGCAGCCCAGCTTGAACTGGCCTCGCTGCTGATCTCGCCCGAGGTGCAGGTCTCGTTCAACCTTGCGAAGGGCTCGCTCCCGGTGCGTGGTGACATCGACATGTCTGCCGCAAACGACTGCATGCAGAAGGGTCTTGATATTCTTGCAAGCGGGAGCATCCTGCCTTCTGGCGACATGAATCTGACGCCTGACACGCAGACCCAGATCGAAGAGCTGATGGCCGAATTCTGGTCTTCGGATATGAGTGCCACTGACGCCCAAGCGCGTTACGCATCGATCATCGCTGACGCTGATTAA
- a CDS encoding glycoside hydrolase family 2 protein → MTPKGRSDGTDLTGAWTLTDINGDYRCDVMLPGDGITALHAAGHIPDPYWGRNEYDLRWIGERDWVVRRDVTLTDMAVDLVVSGVDTVATIRWNGRVVLRCDNVHRSFRIDLSDVAKPGKNTVEITFHSPVAEGAKRQVAHPFPIPYSTDNNPIPNGNMLRKVQCDFGWDWNIALTPFGVGGGIRLEPTGAPRIDAVLVQQTHSDGHVAVDVTVNAAFLDGETVRARLCDQTASAEIDGGKAFVRLSIKNPDLWWPNGQGPQTLHDLEIDAGGVTAHRRLGLRNIELVTQPDTAGASFGCRVNGRAVFAKGANWIPADALQGNITDAKTRGLLQSAADAHMNMIRVWGGGRYEPDSFYDACDALGLMVWQDFMFACSIYPSDDAFLENVTAEVRENTARLQHHACLALWCGDNELVGSLDWFPETRDNRDRYLVNYDRLNRTIETAMKSVDPAANWWPSSPSLGPMDFRDGWHVDGQGDMHFWSVWHEGRDFDHYRDVTPRFCSEFGFQSYPSMSAIRTFAAPEDFNIAAPVLESHQKNAGGNARIAETMFRYFRWPAQFEDFVYLSQVQQGIAIKTAVTHWRSLKPQCMGTLYWQLNDTWPVCSWASLDHGGNWKLLHHMARDFYNPVLVTAVPMGDGIVLRGVNDLADRVDVFVTAVALAMDGSTRDLGKADASIGSDAVDVLTVQAGDLGAQEMLFFAWTGSDGTSGSDIYAPHPFKHYALNAPDIAMAVADQGGVWQITLTAQKPAFFVSLEASTAGRFDRNAVHLMPDTPLTFSFVPERGDTPAFTLRDLHTATMA, encoded by the coding sequence TTGACACCAAAAGGCCGGTCCGATGGCACCGATCTGACGGGCGCCTGGACATTGACCGACATAAACGGCGATTACCGTTGTGACGTGATGCTGCCCGGTGACGGCATTACCGCGCTCCACGCCGCGGGGCATATTCCCGACCCCTATTGGGGACGCAACGAATATGATCTGCGCTGGATCGGCGAGCGTGACTGGGTTGTGCGCCGCGATGTGACCTTGACCGACATGGCGGTTGATCTGGTGGTGTCCGGCGTCGATACCGTTGCGACGATCCGGTGGAACGGGCGGGTGGTCTTGCGCTGTGATAACGTGCATCGCAGCTTTCGGATTGATCTGTCCGATGTGGCCAAGCCGGGCAAGAACACGGTCGAGATCACCTTTCATTCCCCCGTGGCCGAGGGCGCAAAACGTCAGGTCGCGCACCCTTTCCCCATCCCCTATTCCACCGACAACAACCCGATCCCGAACGGAAATATGCTGCGCAAGGTGCAATGCGATTTCGGCTGGGACTGGAACATCGCGCTGACACCCTTTGGCGTGGGCGGCGGTATTCGGCTGGAGCCAACAGGCGCGCCGCGGATTGATGCGGTGCTGGTGCAGCAAACCCACAGCGATGGTCATGTGGCCGTTGATGTGACGGTGAATGCGGCCTTTCTGGACGGTGAAACGGTGCGGGCGCGCCTATGTGATCAGACGGCAAGCGCCGAGATAGATGGCGGCAAAGCTTTTGTGCGCCTGTCCATCAAGAACCCTGACCTGTGGTGGCCAAACGGGCAAGGGCCCCAGACCCTGCACGACCTTGAAATCGACGCCGGCGGCGTGACCGCGCACCGGCGTCTGGGCCTGCGCAACATCGAATTGGTCACGCAACCTGACACGGCCGGTGCGTCTTTCGGGTGTCGTGTGAATGGACGCGCTGTATTTGCCAAGGGTGCCAACTGGATCCCAGCCGATGCCCTGCAGGGCAACATCACCGACGCAAAGACGCGTGGATTGCTGCAATCGGCAGCCGACGCGCATATGAATATGATCCGCGTTTGGGGCGGCGGGCGCTACGAGCCGGACAGTTTTTATGATGCCTGCGACGCGTTGGGCCTGATGGTCTGGCAGGATTTCATGTTCGCCTGTTCGATCTATCCGTCCGACGATGCATTCCTTGAAAACGTCACCGCCGAGGTGCGCGAAAACACCGCCCGCCTCCAGCATCACGCCTGTCTGGCGCTGTGGTGCGGCGATAACGAATTGGTCGGCTCGCTGGACTGGTTCCCGGAAACCCGCGACAACCGCGACCGCTATCTGGTGAATTACGACCGGCTGAACCGCACTATTGAAACGGCGATGAAATCGGTTGATCCCGCGGCGAACTGGTGGCCCTCGTCACCTTCGCTTGGGCCGATGGATTTTCGCGATGGCTGGCATGTGGACGGGCAAGGCGACATGCATTTCTGGTCGGTCTGGCACGAGGGGCGCGATTTCGACCACTATCGCGATGTGACCCCGCGCTTTTGTTCGGAATTCGGTTTTCAATCCTATCCGTCGATGTCGGCGATCCGCACATTCGCCGCGCCCGAAGATTTCAACATCGCGGCTCCGGTGCTGGAAAGCCACCAAAAGAATGCTGGCGGCAATGCGCGGATTGCGGAAACCATGTTTCGCTATTTCCGCTGGCCCGCGCAATTTGAAGATTTCGTGTATCTGAGCCAGGTGCAGCAGGGCATCGCGATCAAGACCGCCGTGACCCACTGGCGCAGCCTGAAACCGCAGTGCATGGGCACGCTTTACTGGCAGTTGAACGATACCTGGCCGGTGTGTTCCTGGGCCTCGCTTGATCATGGTGGCAACTGGAAATTGCTGCACCATATGGCGCGCGATTTTTATAACCCCGTGCTGGTGACGGCCGTGCCTATGGGCGACGGTATCGTGCTGCGCGGCGTCAATGATCTGGCTGACAGGGTCGATGTCTTTGTCACGGCCGTTGCCCTGGCGATGGATGGCAGCACCCGCGACCTTGGCAAGGCGGATGCCAGCATCGGCAGCGATGCAGTTGATGTTTTAACCGTGCAGGCTGGCGATCTAGGTGCGCAAGAGATGCTGTTTTTCGCCTGGACCGGCAGCGATGGAACCAGCGGCAGCGATATATACGCACCCCACCCCTTCAAACATTACGCATTGAACGCACCCGATATCGCAATGGCTGTCGCGGACCAAGGTGGCGTTTGGCAGATCACGCTGACGGCGCAAAAGCCCGCGTTTTTCGTCAGTCTCGAGGCATCTACGGCCGGACGGTTTGACCGCAACGCTGTGCATCTCATGCCTGATACGCCCCTTACGTTCTCATTCGTGCCGGAGAGGGGCGACACCCCCGCATTCACCCTGCGCGATCTTCATACGGCCACGATGGCCTGA
- a CDS encoding asparaginase, with protein sequence MGNPVTLVELWRGGIFESAHQGHAVICDGSGQIIDAWGDPEMVIFPRSSCKMVQALPLVESGAADAFGLTDAHLALACASHSAAKIHTDTVREWIATLGYSDADFRCGPAMPADNDARNKLIKTDSSPCQYHNECSGKHSGFLTVVNHLKAGPEYIELDHPLQRAFKQSFEDVTSQDSLGHGLDGCSAPNFATTVHGLARAMAFFATAQDRNDLRSQAAARLTQAMIAFPEMVAGKAQSSTDLMQAMDGKVAVKFGAEGAFTAIIPDKRIGVALKITDGATRASECVIADILVRLGVLDPNHPTAIKYRNPRILNRNGWDTGEMHPVL encoded by the coding sequence ATGGGAAATCCCGTGACTTTGGTCGAACTTTGGCGCGGTGGCATTTTTGAATCCGCGCACCAGGGGCATGCGGTGATTTGTGACGGGTCGGGCCAGATTATCGACGCCTGGGGCGATCCCGAAATGGTGATTTTCCCGCGTTCGTCGTGCAAGATGGTGCAGGCGCTGCCGCTGGTCGAAAGCGGCGCGGCAGATGCATTCGGGTTGACGGACGCGCATCTGGCGCTGGCCTGCGCATCCCACAGTGCGGCAAAAATCCACACTGATACTGTGCGCGAGTGGATTGCCACGCTTGGCTATAGTGATGCGGATTTTCGCTGCGGGCCAGCCATGCCAGCCGACAACGATGCCCGCAACAAACTTATCAAGACCGACAGCAGCCCCTGCCAATACCACAACGAATGTTCGGGCAAACACTCGGGCTTCCTGACTGTGGTGAACCACCTCAAGGCGGGTCCAGAGTATATTGAGCTCGACCACCCGCTCCAGAGGGCATTCAAGCAATCCTTCGAAGACGTCACATCGCAAGATAGCCTTGGCCACGGACTTGACGGATGCTCGGCCCCGAATTTTGCGACAACGGTCCACGGTCTGGCGCGTGCGATGGCGTTCTTTGCCACAGCACAGGATCGGAACGATCTGCGTTCACAGGCTGCGGCGCGGCTGACCCAAGCGATGATCGCCTTTCCCGAGATGGTCGCGGGCAAAGCACAGTCCAGCACGGATTTGATGCAGGCGATGGATGGCAAAGTCGCCGTGAAGTTCGGGGCGGAAGGAGCATTTACCGCAATCATTCCCGACAAGCGTATCGGTGTTGCTCTCAAGATCACCGATGGCGCCACACGCGCATCAGAATGCGTGATTGCCGATATCCTTGTGCGGCTTGGTGTGCTGGACCCGAACCACCCCACCGCAATTAAATATCGCAATCCGCGCATCTTAAATCGGAACGGTTGGGACACGGGCGAAATGCACCCCGTTCTTTAG
- a CDS encoding sugar phosphate isomerase/epimerase, which yields MPTIAYQLYCSRNFPPLGDTLSMLSRLGYSYVEGYGGLYDDAAGLRAQLDATGLQMPTGHFGLDMVEGDPARAIEVAKTLGIKHVLVPHIAQDLRPTDTAGWRAFGARLAKAGQPIIDAGLNFGWHNHDFELVAGADGVMPLDAMMEGGPSLSLELDLGWVQRAGQSPAAWIAKYADRLVAVHIKDIAPSGECVDEDGWADVGHGTMDWASITAALAAANVTHFVIEHDNPNDDERFARRSLATATKF from the coding sequence ATGCCGACGATTGCCTATCAACTTTACTGTTCCCGCAACTTCCCGCCGCTGGGCGATACGCTGTCGATGCTGTCGCGCCTCGGGTATTCGTATGTCGAAGGGTATGGCGGGCTTTATGACGATGCGGCTGGCTTGCGCGCCCAACTTGATGCGACGGGGCTGCAAATGCCGACCGGGCACTTTGGTCTTGATATGGTCGAAGGCGATCCCGCACGCGCGATCGAAGTCGCCAAAACTTTGGGGATCAAACACGTGCTTGTGCCCCATATCGCGCAGGACTTGCGCCCGACAGATACTGCTGGTTGGCGCGCCTTTGGTGCGCGGCTGGCCAAAGCCGGGCAGCCGATCATCGACGCGGGGTTGAATTTTGGCTGGCATAACCACGACTTTGAACTTGTGGCCGGTGCCGATGGTGTCATGCCGCTCGATGCAATGATGGAAGGCGGCCCATCGCTCTCGCTCGAGCTTGATCTGGGGTGGGTGCAGCGCGCAGGTCAAAGCCCTGCCGCGTGGATCGCTAAATATGCGGACCGGCTTGTTGCTGTTCACATCAAAGACATTGCCCCCAGCGGTGAATGCGTGGATGAAGATGGCTGGGCCGATGTGGGCCACGGCACGATGGATTGGGCATCGATCACGGCAGCGCTTGCGGCTGCGAATGTTACGCACTTTGTCATTGAACACGACAACCCCAATGACGACGAACGCTTTGCGCGCCGATCACTGGCAACCGCAACGAAATTCTAA
- a CDS encoding Gfo/Idh/MocA family protein, which yields MKKLGVGIIGCGNISAAYLRLGPLFKALDMRAVADINMDAAKARADEFGVRADTVEGLLAAGDIDVIVNLTIPAVHYQVTRQILEAGKHAYSEKPLVLTLEEGEALRELAAAKGLRVGSAPDTFLGGAHQQARAAIDAGDVGRIIGGTCHVMSHGMEQWHPNPDFFFQPGAGPVLDIGPYYVTNLIQLIGPVKTVSAMAAATFKTRTISNGPRDGETVPVDTPTNIHALLEFHNGAIVTLGASWDVWAHSHPNMELYGETGSLFVPDPNFFGGNVGHAGMDGDRTNLVPTDHPFGIANQDDKGTPRANYRCAGLADMAQAISEGRKHRCDIDLAVHAIEVMTGILRAAESRGFVDMTTTCERPAALSADEARALLA from the coding sequence ATGAAGAAACTTGGGGTTGGCATCATTGGATGCGGGAACATCTCGGCGGCCTATTTGCGTTTGGGTCCGCTGTTCAAGGCGCTGGATATGCGCGCGGTAGCCGATATCAACATGGATGCCGCCAAGGCGCGTGCCGATGAATTTGGCGTGCGTGCCGACACCGTTGAGGGGCTGCTGGCGGCGGGCGATATCGATGTGATCGTGAACCTGACGATCCCTGCGGTGCATTATCAGGTCACGCGGCAAATTCTTGAGGCAGGCAAGCACGCCTATTCCGAAAAACCGCTGGTGTTGACACTTGAGGAAGGCGAAGCCCTGCGCGAACTGGCGGCGGCCAAGGGTCTGCGCGTTGGGTCAGCGCCCGATACATTTCTGGGCGGTGCACACCAGCAGGCGCGTGCGGCCATTGATGCGGGCGATGTGGGCCGGATCATCGGTGGCACCTGCCACGTGATGAGCCACGGCATGGAGCAATGGCACCCGAACCCCGATTTCTTTTTCCAGCCGGGGGCCGGACCGGTTCTGGATATTGGCCCCTATTACGTGACCAACCTGATCCAGCTGATCGGGCCGGTCAAAACCGTCAGCGCGATGGCCGCGGCCACCTTCAAGACTCGCACCATTTCCAATGGGCCACGGGATGGCGAAACCGTGCCGGTGGACACGCCGACCAACATTCATGCCCTGCTGGAGTTTCACAACGGTGCCATCGTGACGCTGGGCGCGAGCTGGGATGTTTGGGCGCACAGCCACCCCAACATGGAACTTTACGGCGAAACAGGCAGCCTGTTTGTGCCCGACCCGAATTTCTTTGGTGGCAATGTCGGCCACGCGGGGATGGATGGTGACCGCACAAATCTGGTGCCAACGGACCATCCCTTTGGGATCGCCAATCAGGATGACAAGGGCACGCCGCGCGCCAATTATCGCTGTGCCGGTCTTGCCGATATGGCCCAAGCCATCAGCGAGGGGCGCAAGCACCGGTGCGACATTGATCTGGCTGTGCATGCGATTGAAGTGATGACAGGTATCCTGCGCGCCGCCGAATCCCGCGGCTTTGTAGACATGACGACGACCTGCGAACGCCCCGCCGCCCTATCGGCCGACGAGGCCCGCGCGTTGTTGGCCTAA
- a CDS encoding carbohydrate ABC transporter permease, producing the protein MADTTLHTPTDMTGPRGPKPRRKLSRNNIFLYGALLLVSVYYLLPLYVMVVTSLKGMPEIRLGNIFSPPIEVTFQPWVTAWAEACTGINCDGLSRGFWNSVQILVPSVVLSILIASVNGYALSNWKFKGSEVFFTILILGAFIPYQTMIYPIVIMLREIKLMGSIWGLVLVHTVFGMPILTLLFRNYFTSIPEELFKAARVDGAGFWGIYFRIMLPMAIPIFVVAVILQVTGIWNDFLFGVIYTKPETYPMTVQLNNIVNSVQGVKEYNVNMAATLLTGLVPLVIYFASGKLFVRGIAAGAVKG; encoded by the coding sequence ATGGCTGATACGACCCTTCATACGCCGACCGACATGACCGGCCCGCGCGGCCCCAAGCCCAGACGCAAACTGTCGCGCAACAACATTTTCCTTTATGGTGCGCTATTGCTGGTCTCGGTTTACTACCTGTTGCCGCTTTATGTGATGGTTGTGACCTCGCTCAAGGGGATGCCGGAAATCCGGCTGGGCAATATTTTCAGCCCGCCCATCGAGGTGACATTCCAACCCTGGGTCACCGCCTGGGCCGAGGCGTGCACCGGTATCAACTGTGACGGGCTGTCGCGCGGGTTCTGGAACTCGGTGCAGATTCTGGTGCCTTCGGTGGTGCTGTCGATCCTGATTGCCAGCGTCAATGGCTACGCCCTGTCCAACTGGAAATTCAAAGGCTCCGAGGTGTTCTTTACGATCCTGATCCTTGGCGCATTCATTCCCTACCAGACGATGATCTACCCGATCGTGATCATGCTGCGCGAAATCAAGTTGATGGGCAGTATCTGGGGGTTGGTGCTGGTGCACACCGTGTTCGGGATGCCGATCCTGACGCTGTTGTTTCGTAACTACTTCACCTCGATTCCCGAGGAATTGTTCAAAGCGGCCCGCGTTGATGGCGCAGGTTTCTGGGGCATTTATTTCCGTATCATGCTGCCAATGGCGATCCCGATTTTCGTGGTGGCGGTGATCCTTCAGGTCACGGGTATCTGGAACGATTTTCTATTCGGCGTGATCTACACGAAACCCGAAACCTATCCGATGACGGTCCAGCTCAACAACATCGTCAACTCGGTGCAGGGCGTAAAGGAATACAACGTCAATATGGCGGCGACGCTGCTGACCGGGCTTGTGCCGCTGGTCATTTACTTCGCTTCTGGAAAACTATTTGTGCGCGGCATTGCGGCCGGCGCAGTCAAAGGCTGA
- a CDS encoding carbohydrate ABC transporter permease codes for MILTALVVFVGGTTWTVVHSFTSSRLLPRLDFVGLEQYERLWSSSRWMISISNLAVYGVCSLILTLVIGFTLAAMLDRKIRGEAVFRSIFLYPFALSFVVTGLAWQWILNPDFGVQGVVRSLGWESFTFDPLNNPNIVIYGILIAGIWQGSGLIMVIMLAGLRGIDEDIWKAARVDGIGTVKTYIRVVIPMMRPVFITALVLIASGIIKLYDLVVAQTNGGPGLASEVPAKYVINYMFQAQNLAQGFAASTMMLLSVIIILIPWAYLEFGGKKNG; via the coding sequence ATGATCCTCACCGCCTTGGTGGTTTTCGTTGGCGGAACGACGTGGACTGTTGTTCACTCCTTCACCAGTTCGCGCCTGTTGCCCAGGCTCGACTTTGTGGGGCTGGAACAATACGAACGCCTTTGGTCCAGTAGCCGCTGGATGATTTCCATCTCGAACCTTGCGGTTTACGGCGTCTGTTCGCTGATCCTGACGCTGGTGATCGGCTTTACACTTGCGGCGATGCTTGATCGCAAAATCCGTGGCGAAGCTGTCTTTCGCTCCATCTTTCTTTATCCTTTTGCCCTGTCGTTTGTCGTGACCGGCCTTGCGTGGCAATGGATCCTGAACCCCGACTTTGGTGTGCAGGGCGTTGTGCGCAGCCTTGGCTGGGAGAGCTTTACATTTGACCCTCTCAACAACCCCAATATCGTGATTTACGGCATTCTGATCGCCGGGATCTGGCAGGGGTCGGGCCTGATCATGGTGATCATGCTGGCCGGTCTGCGCGGCATTGACGAAGACATCTGGAAGGCCGCCCGCGTTGACGGAATCGGCACCGTCAAAACCTATATCCGCGTTGTCATTCCCATGATGCGCCCTGTTTTCATCACCGCTCTGGTGCTGATCGCCAGCGGGATTATCAAACTCTACGACCTTGTGGTCGCCCAGACGAACGGCGGCCCCGGCCTCGCGTCCGAAGTGCCCGCGAAATACGTCATCAACTATATGTTCCAGGCGCAGAACCTTGCGCAGGGGTTTGCTGCATCAACGATGATGCTTTTGTCGGTGATCATCATCCTGATCCCCTGGGCCTACCTTGAATTCGGAGGCAAGAAAAATGGCTGA
- the rlmN gene encoding 23S rRNA (adenine(2503)-C(2))-methyltransferase RlmN: protein MSATAPITQDVMTIKRALPEGPTNIVGLTRDALREALIAMGTPEKQAKMRVNQIWQWIYHWGARDFADMTNLSKDFRAQLADTFVIALPEVVTREVSTDGTRKYLVRIAGGHEVEVVYIPETDRGTLCISSQVGCTLTCSFCHTGTQKLVRNLTAGEIVGQIMLARDDLDGWPEQGVSTADQGPRLLSNVVLMGMGEPLYNFENVRDAMKIAMDGEGIALSRRRITLSTSGVVPEIHRTAQEIGCQLAVSFHATTDEVRDKLVPINKRWNIAELLDALRAYPKVSNSERITFEYVMLKGVNDSDDDARRLVKLIDGIPAKINLIPFNEWPGAPYERSDKARIDAFAEIVYRAGYASPIRRPRGEDIMAACGQLKSATERARKSRKQIDAEAGLGD from the coding sequence ATGTCGGCCACTGCACCGATCACCCAAGACGTCATGACCATCAAACGCGCGCTTCCCGAAGGCCCGACAAATATCGTCGGTCTGACCCGTGATGCGCTGCGCGAGGCCCTGATCGCAATGGGCACACCGGAAAAACAGGCCAAGATGCGCGTGAACCAGATCTGGCAATGGATCTATCACTGGGGCGCGCGCGATTTCGCTGATATGACAAACCTCTCCAAGGATTTTCGCGCGCAACTGGCGGATACCTTTGTCATCGCCCTGCCCGAAGTTGTGACACGCGAGGTATCCACCGACGGCACCCGCAAATACCTTGTGCGTATTGCCGGCGGTCACGAGGTCGAGGTGGTTTATATCCCCGAAACCGATCGCGGCACGTTGTGCATTTCCAGTCAGGTCGGTTGCACCCTGACCTGCAGCTTTTGTCACACCGGCACGCAGAAACTGGTGCGCAACCTGACCGCCGGTGAAATCGTCGGGCAGATCATGCTCGCCCGCGATGATCTGGACGGCTGGCCGGAACAGGGCGTCAGCACCGCCGACCAAGGCCCGCGCCTTTTGTCCAATGTCGTGCTCATGGGCATGGGTGAACCGCTTTATAATTTTGAAAACGTCCGTGACGCGATGAAGATCGCGATGGACGGCGAAGGCATCGCCCTGTCGCGACGCCGCATCACCCTGTCCACGTCCGGCGTTGTGCCGGAAATCCACCGCACGGCGCAGGAAATTGGCTGCCAGCTCGCCGTGTCGTTTCACGCCACCACGGACGAGGTGCGTGACAAACTGGTGCCGATCAACAAGCGCTGGAATATCGCCGAGCTTCTGGACGCCCTGCGCGCGTATCCCAAGGTGTCCAACAGCGAACGGATCACCTTTGAATATGTGATGCTGAAAGGCGTGAACGACAGCGACGATGATGCCCGCCGTCTGGTGAAACTGATCGACGGCATCCCCGCCAAGATCAACCTGATCCCGTTCAACGAATGGCCCGGCGCGCCCTATGAACGCAGCGACAAGGCGCGGATCGACGCCTTCGCCGAAATCGTCTATCGCGCCGGCTACGCCAGCCCGATCCGGCGTCCACGCGGCGAAGACATCATGGCTGCCTGCGGTCAGTTGAAATCTGCCACCGAACGTGCCCGCAAATCCCGCAAGCAAATCGACGCAGAGGCAGGCTTGGGCGACTAA